In Ruegeria sp. YS9, the genomic window GCGTGTTTGAAGGCGACTATCAGCGACTGATCGTTGCTGACGAAATCAGCCCTGACAGCTGCCGCCTGTGGGATATCGAAACCGGCCAGAAACTGGACAAGGACGTCTTCCGCCGCGATTTGGGCAGTTTGACCGACGCCTATTCCGAAGTTGCACGCCGACTGGGTGTCCTGCCCAGCAACAATGTCACCAAACCGACATTGATCAACTGAGCAGGGTTGGGTCGGAACCTCGCCAAAGCGCCGCAACCGTGTTTGCGGCGCCTTTTCGTTCGCGGTTGAATTTGACAGCTTCCCGTTTCCCAAGCATGTTTGCCACGGGCAGGCGCAAAAGGTTCAGGATGGGTGTCAAATGGCGGAACTGTTTGATCAGACAGTATTTCTGAAGTTTCTGGCCGCCGTGCTTGCAATCTTCAATCCGCTTTACAACATCCCGATTTTTCTGAGCATGACGAAGAACTGCTCGGCGGCTGAACGCCGCCACGTTGCGGTTGTTGTCATGATCTCGGTTACCGTCATTGCTCTGACCGCTGTCGTGATCGGGGAAGAAGTGCTTGGGGTGTTCGGCATTGATGTGCCGGCTTTCCGGATTGCCGGGGGGATCATCATTTTCGGTATCGGGATGTCGATGTTGAAGGCCGAAGACCGGCCACCGGGCGATCAGGCCGCGATGGAAGACGGGCACGAGCGGAAACTGAATTTCGCCGTCGTACCGCTGGCGATACCTTTGACCATCGGGCCGGGCACGATTGCCATCACGATCGTTTTTTCGCACCAACTGTCGAACGGCGCCGAAATCGTGACGCTGGGTTCGGCGATCCTGATTGCCTGCGCGATCGTGGGGCTGGGATTGTTGTTCGCAGATCAGATCTCGCGCCTGTTGGGTGAGACAATGATCAATGTCCTGACCCGGATCATGGCAATCCTTCTGGTCGCCGTCGCGGTCGAGATGGTTCTGACCGGCACGTTCCATGCGATTGACGCGCATTATCCGGGATTGGCCAAAGAAGGCGGATAGCTGGATTGCTGCGGCAAACTGCTTTGCAAACAGGGTTGTCGAAAGCCATTTGGCGCGCTATCCCCCGCGCAACGAAATGGGCCTCGGATTGCGGGCCGCAGGTGGAGTTGCCAAAATGAAAGCACGGGTTCATGTGATGCTCAAGAACGGGGTGCTGGACCCGCAGGGCGAAGCAGTTCGGCACGCATTGGGTGCAATGGGCTTTGATCAGGTCGAAGGTGTCCGCCAGGGCAAGGTGATCGACCTTGAACTGGCCGACGGCGCGACCGAAGCAGATGTGACCGAGATGTGCGAAAAGCTGTTGGCCAACACGGTTATCGAACGCTACGAGATCGAACTGGTCTGATGGAATGCGGGCCGCGCGTCTGATCACCTCCCAACAACCGCTCGAGGTAATGACGATCCCGGACCCCGCACCTGCGGAGGACGGCGTGGTCGTGCGGGTGCTGGCCTGCGGCGTGTGCCGGTCAGACTGGCACGCGTGGTCTGGTTCGGATCCGGACGTCGTCTTGCCCATCACCCCCGGGCATGAGTATTGCGGAGAGGTGGTTTCCGTCGGCGCGCGCGTCACCCGGTGGCGTGTCCGGGATCGGGTGATCGCACCTTTCATTCTGGCTTGCGGCCGGTGTCCGGATTGTGCGCAGGGTCATCAGACGATCTGCCCCGATCAGGTTGTACCGGGGTTCACCTGTGACGGCGCTTTTGCGGAATATGTCGCGGTGGCCCATGCCGATGCGAACCTGACGCCCTTGCCGGACAGCATAGCGCCGGACATTGCGGCCGCGTTGGGATGCCGCGTGACGACAGCCTGGCAGGCATTGGTCGGACGGGCACAGGTGCAGGGCGGTGAATGGATTGCCGTCTTCGGCGGCGGTGGTGTCGGGATTTCCACTTTGCTGCTGGGCAAGGCGCTTGGCGCACGTGTCGTGGTTGTCGACATCACGGATGATAAACTGAATTATGCCAAGGCTCTGGGCGCTGACGCGGTGGTCAATGCGGCAACCTGCGATGCGCCGCAGGCGGTGAAGGATCTCACCGGTGGCGGTGCCCATGTCGCGATCGAGGCGCTTGGCGTTGAAGTGACGACCGTTTCCGCAATGCGTTCCCTGCGTAAAATGGGGCGCATGGTGCAGATCGGGATGCCAGCCGGGGATCACACGCAGATGGCGTTACCGATGGATGTTCTTTATTCCGGTCAGCTTTCCGTCTTCGGAACGCGCGGCATGCCAAGTTGGCGCTATCCGTCTTTGCTGTCGCTGATCGCGGGCGGCGGAATTGACCTGAGCCCGTTGGTCACGCGAAAAATATCTCTGAACCAGGTGAGCGCCGAGCTTGCCGCCTTTGACCATCCAACCCCTCCGGGCGTTGCGGTCGTCACCGATTTTGTCTCGTAGGAGGGCCCGCCATGCGCGCAGCCGTAATCGTTTTCCCCGGATCAAACTGTGACCGAGACCTTGCGGTCGCTTTCGAGCAGGCCGGTTTTCAGGTCGACATGGTCTGGCACAAGGATGCCGCGCTGCCGGAAGGCATTGATATCGTGGGCGTCCCAGGTGGTTTTTCCTATGGCGACTATTTGCGCTGCGGTGCAATTGCCGCGAAATCTCCGATCTGCAAGGCCGTGATCAATCACACCGAACGCGGCGGTTACGCCTTGGGGATTTGCAACGGATTTCAGGTTCTGACGGAAACGGGGATCCTGCCGGGGGCGCTGTTGCGCAATGCAGGGCTCAAATACATCTGCAAGACTGTGGGCCTGAAAGTTGAAACCAGCGACAGCGTCTTTACCGGTGGCTATAACGCAGGCGACGTGATCGGTATTCCGATCGCTCATCACGACGGCAACTATTTCGCGGATGACGCGATGCTGGCGGCGCTGAGAGATCAGGACAGGATCGCATTCACCTATACCGAGAACCCCAATGGCTCGGTCGGTGATATCGCGGGGATCCTTTCCGAAAACCGTCGTGTTCTGGGTATGATGCCGCATCCCGAGCGCGCGGCCGATCAAGGGCATGGCGGCACCGACGGGGCGGCGCTGTTCCGCGCATTGTCAGGTGTGTTTGAAGCGGCGTGACTTGAGGTCACGCGCGCCCGCGCGTAACGTCTGATCATGAACTCGGACGTGCGATCAGGCTGGTCAAAGCTGCTGAAACCGTTTCGCGGCGCCCCGTTGGGGTGGCGGCTGCGGCTGGCTGTTCTTGTTTTGATGGTGGCAACAATCGCAACGGTTTGGACCACCAACCGCTTGTTGACTGACAGGTTCACCGAATCCACCCGCAACCGGGCCGAGCTGCGCCTTGCGCTGTATTCCGGCAATTTGCTGAGCGAACTGCGCCGCAACTCGATCGTGCCCCAGTTGCTGGCGCGGGACCCGACCCTGATTTCGGCACTGCAATCCAGGGACTATTCGCTGTCGACGCAGCGTTTGATTTCGTTCGTAGAGGAAATCGGTGCGGCGTCGTTGATGCTGTTGGATGGAGACGGGCGAACGGTTGCGGCGACGGACCGGAACAGGCTGGGTGAGGCGCACCGGAATATTCCTTATTTTGTGGACGCGATCCGGTCAAATGCGACGATCTTTTCCGTTATTCCCAAGGAATCCGGCGGATACAGCTTTGTCTATTCCCGCCGGCTTGAAAACAGCGCGGAAATACTTGGCGTGATCGTTGTCGAAGTTGATCTGCAAAAGTTTGAACAGGCATGGGCCGGTATTTCGGATGCGGTGATGGTCACTGACAGCACCGGAACCATCATTCTGTCCACCGAACCGCGCTGGCGGGGTCTGGATGAGGGGGCGGCCCTGCTGCGTCAACCGCCGCAAGGGGCGATCCAGCGGGCCATTCGCGCAACGACCGACTGGACCGCTTTGCCGCCTGACGCCTACCTTCAAGGCGAGGCGGTAATGCGTCTGGAAACCCGCATCCCGTTCCGCGGCTGGCAAATGACATCATTCACGACCTATGCCTCGATCCGCGAGAAAGTGAACAGCGTTCTGGCGCTCGAGATCATGGGCTTTGCGATTCTTCTGGCGCTGGCGTTCTACGCGCTGAGCCGACGCGCGACGTTGCGCATGACCCTGTTTCAGCGCGAGTCGGCAGAGCTTCGCGCATTGAACGCCAGGCTACAGCGGGAAATCGCTGAGCGCGAACGGGTTGAAAAGACGTTGGATTTGGCCGAACAGACCCTTGCCCAAAGCTCGAAACTTGCTGCTCTGGGTGAGATGTCAGCGGCCGTCAGTCACGAGCTGAATCAACCGCTGGCTGCAATGAAAACCTATCTGGCCGGTGCCCGTCTGCTGTTGCGTCGAAACCGGCCGGAAGAAGCGTTGGCAAGTTTTGGGCGCATCGATGGCCTGATTGAACGGATGGGGGCGATTACGCGGCAGCTCAAATCTTACGCCCGCAAGGGGGCGGATGCGTTTTCACCTGTAAATCTTGGCGAAGCGCTGGCCTCGGCCTTGTCGATGATGGAACCGCAGCTGCGCCAGCGCCATGTGAAGATCACCCAGATCCTGCCGGAAGAACCGGTGGTGGTGATGGGGGACCGGATGCGGATCGAGCAGGTGATGGTCAACCTCTTGCGCAATGCGCTGGACGCCACCAAATCAGTGGCAGAGCCGGATGTGGAAATCATCCTGGCGGCGGGTGACACGGCTGTGCTGACCGTGCGCGACAACGGGCATGGGATCGAAGATATCGAGAACCTGTTCGAACCGTTCTATACCACCAAACAACCCGGAGATGGAGTTGGGCTGGGGCTTGCCATCTCGTCGGGGATCGTGAACGACCATGGGGGACGGCTGACTGCGCGCAACGGCCAATACGGCGGTGCGGTGTTTGAAATGCAGTTGCCAGCACTGGGAAGCGACGGCCTCGAGGCCGCGGAATAACGAGGAATGACTATGGCACAGGCCATGAAAATTGCCATTGTGGATGACGAACAAGACATGCGCCAATCGATCAGCCAATGGCTTGCTTTGTCCGGATATGACACGGAAACCTTTGCCAGCGCGGAAGACGCGCTCAAGGTTCTGGGGCCGGATTATCCGGGGATCGTGATCTCGGACATCAAGATGCCGGGTATGGATGGCATTCAGCTTCTGAAAAAGCTGATGGGTGCCGACAGCACCCTGCCGGTGATCATGATCACCGGTCACGGCGATGTTCCGATGGCGGTCGAGGCGATGCGGGTTGGCGCGTTTGATTTCCTTGAAAAACCGTTCAATCCAGACCGTATGTCCGAGCTGGCCAAACGCGCCAGCAATGCGCGCCGACTGACACTGGACAACCGTGCGCTGCGGCGCGAGCTGTCCGGTGGCACGCAGATCATGAACAAGCTGATCGGTGCCAGCCCGGTCATGGAGCGGCTGCGCGAGGATATTCTGGATCTCGGCCAGGCCGACGGCCATGTGTTGATCGACGGTGAAACCGGTACCGGGAAAACGCTTGTGGCTCACGCGCTTCATGCCGTTGGCAGCCGTGCAGGCAAGAAATTTGTCCTGGTGTCCTGCGCCGCGCTTGAAGAAGATGCACTGGCCAAGCGTCTCTTTGGCCCCATGATGCCCGAGGATGCGCAACTGCCTGCCATCGAAGAGGCGCGGGGTGGAACGCTGGTTCTGGAAGATGTGGAAGCGTTGAGCGATACGTTGCAGGCCAAGCTGCTGAGCGTGATGAACGAGCAGGGCACACCTGCCGAGACCCGGATCGTTGCCATCTCGAACTTGCAGGAGGCGGGCAAGACATCGGAAGACGTGCTGCGCCCGGACCTGTTCTATCGTCTGGCCGCGCTGCGCATCACCATGCCGCCACTGCGGCAGCGGGGCGAAGATATCCTGACCCTGTTTACGCGGCTGAGCGAGCAGTTTGCCGAGGAATACGGTTGCGATGCACCCCAGGTGAGCGCGCAGGAGGCTGCGCAACTGTTGCAGGCCCCTTGGCCCGGCAATGTGCGTCAGTTGATCAACATTGCCGAACGGGCGGTGCTTCAGTCGCGCCGTGGCTCGGGCACCATCGCGTCTCTGTTGATGTCCGATCACGAAGAGATGCAGCCTGTGATGACGACCGAGGGCAAGCCGTTGAAGGAATATGTCGAAGCGTTCGAGCGAATGCTGATCGACAACACGATGCGCAGGCACAAAGGCTCGATTGCGTCCGTCATGGACGAGCTTTGCCTTCCTCGCCGGACGCTGAACGAGAAGATGGCCAAATACGGCCTTCAGCGGTCGGACTATCTGTAAGCGATGCGATTTGGGGGCTCTGCCCCCGTCGCCTGTGGCGCCTCCTCCGGGATATTTTGGGCCAGATGAAGGGGGCTGCACCGTTGGTTTGGGGGCGGAATGCAGTTTGCCCATTGTCTTTTCCACAGGGTTGCTTTTATTGTGGCGGAACGGGCCGGGCGAATTTGACGCCTGCAAGTCCCGAATCTTTGAGTTTCGCTGCTGATCCGTTGGTGAGGGTCAAGACCTCGCGGTTCAGCAGACCGATTATGCCCCTGAAGGGGCAGTGGAGTACCTGAGCCCGGGATCCCCGGGCGAAAGGAATAAATGGGCAGGCAGCATTCAGACGCACCTGTCGGAGAAGAACCGCGATGACGCGCGCGCAACGATTGAGAGAACGGGCAGGGGGCCACAGCGCCAGACCCTGCCGCGCGCCGTCTGATATCGCCCTGACAAGACACCTCCCCAAAAGCGCCTGTCCGCCTGGACAGGTCAGGACAACGCGTTTGGCGCGGTGCACCAAGGACAAATGGCTAAGAAAATGCTTATCGATGCCACCCACGCGGAGGAAACCCGCGTCGTGGTGGTTGACGGAAACAAGGTCGAGGAGTTCGATTTTGAATCCGAAAACAAACGCCAGCTTGCCGGCAACATCTATCTTGCAAAAGTAACTCGGGTTGAGCCATCGCTTCAGGCGGCCTTTGTGGACTATGGCGGGAACCGGCATGGTTTCCTGGCATTCTCGGAAATCCATCCGGACTATTACCAGATCCCCGTCGCCGACCGTGAGGCGCTGATGGAGGAAGAGCGCGCCTATGCCGAGGCAATGAAGGCGCGCGATGAGGCAGAAGAGGCCAAATCCAAGAAGCGGCGGTCTCGGTCTCGCTCGAAGGCTGCTGACGTGAAATCGGATGATCCGGTTGAAACGATGGAGGTTTCGACCGAACCAACCGGCATGGAAACCATCGATCTGGACGAGGGTGAAGAAGCAGGTGTTGAGGTTCCGGAAGGAACGTCGCCGATGGAAGTCGTCGCTGAAACTCCGGTAGAGGAGCCAGTTGACGATGACGTGCCGGCCACTGATGACGCAACCGAAACCGCATCGGATGAGGCTGCGTTAGACGACGTAGCCGAGGAAGCCGCTGAACAGGCTGTCGAGGCGTCGGACGACGACGCGGAGGACCAGGCCGAAGAGGCAGTGGAAGCCGGTGAAGAGGTTCAATCGGAAGGGGAAGAAGCCCAATCCGAGCCCGAGCAAACAGAAGAACTTGTTGAAGCTGCGGATGATGAACTGGACGCGGATGAGGACGGCAGCGACAGCCAAAGCACGGACGCTGCATCAAAAGACGCATCGATTGAATCGGTTGCCGATGAGGATGACAGCGAAGACATTCGGCCGCCACGCAAACCGCGTCCGCGTCGTTACAAGATACAGGAAGTCATCAAAGTGCGTCAGGTTCTGCTGGTGCAGGTTGTCAAGGAAGAGCGCGGAAACAAGGGTGCTGCGCTGACGACCTATCTTTCGTTGGCAGGACGGTATTGTGTTTTGATGCCCAATACCGCACGTGGCGGTGGCATCAGCCGCAAGATTACCAATGCGGCGGACCGGAAAAAACTGAAAGAGATCGCAACGGATATCGATGTGCCGACCGGGGCGGGTTTGATCATTCGAACCGCCGGGGCCAAGCGAACCAAGTCCGAGATAAAGCGCGACTATGAATACCTTCAGCGCTTGTGGGAACAGATCCGGGCGCTGACACTGGAATCCATCGCGCCGGCAAAGATTTATGAAGAAGGCGATCTGATCAAACGGTCGATCCGAGATCTTTACAACCGCGATATCGACGAAGTCTTGGTCGAAGGCGAGGGCGGGTACCGCATCGCCAAGGATTTCATGAAGATGATCATGCCGTCTCACGCCAAGAACGTGAAACGGTATGAAGATGCGCTGCCACTGTTCGCGCGCTATCAGGTGGAAAGCTATCTGGCGGGGATGTTCAACCCGACCGTACAGTTGAAATCCGGTGGTTATATCGTGATCGGCGTGACGGAAGCGCTGGTGGCGATCGACGTGAACTCGGGCCGTGCCACCAAGGAAGGGTCGATCGAGGAAACCGCACTCAAGACCAACCTTGAGGCCGCTGAAGAGGTTGCACGCCAGTTGCGTCTGCGCGATCTGGCCGGTCTTATCGTGATCGATTTCATCGATATGGATGAGCGCAAGAATAATGCGGCCGTTGAAAAGCGCATGAAAGAGCGGTTGAAAACCGACCGTGCGCGAATCCAGGTGGGGCGTATTTCGGGCTTTGGCTTGATGGAAATGAGCCGTCAGCGTCTGCGCCCCGGCATGATCGAGGCAACGACACAGCCGTGTCCGGCCTGTCACGGCACCGGCCTGATCCGCTCGGACGACAACATGGCCTTGTCGATCCTGCGTCAGATCGAAGAGGAAGGTACCCGTCGCCGTTCGCGCGAAGTTTTGGTGCGCTGCCCTGTCAGCATCGCCAACTTCCTGATGAACCAGAAACGAGAACATATTGCGCAGATCGAAGCGCGGTATGGGCTTTCGGTGAGGATTGAAGGGGATATCCATTTGGTCAGCCCGGACTTCTCGATGGAGAAGTTCAAGACGGCCAGCCGGATCGTTCCCGAGGCCACGGCGCCCGTTGTTTCTGTTGATGCGTCACTGATGGATCTTGTCGATTCATCGGACGCGGAAGAGGCCGAAGAGGAAACCGTTCAGACCGAAGAAGAGGCAAAGCCCAAGCGCAAGCGCCGCCGTCGTCGCCGCAAGAAAGGCTCGGGCAATGGCGATGCGCCCGAGCAGATCGCTGAAGAGGGTGAAGCGCCCGCACAAGAAGACGCAGAGAGCGATACGCCTGTCGTTGAAAATGCTGAACCGGCTGAAGCTGAGGCTTCGGAGGAAGAAAAACCGGCCAAGCCCAAGCGCAAACGCGCCCCGCGTCGTCGCAAGAAAGACGCGGTTGCCGAAGAAGTTGCGGAACAGTCTGAAGAACCAGCCGTCACGACGGCGGACGCCGTGACCGAAGAACCGGCAGCCGAGGAAGCCGGTGAGTTCATCGAGGGCGAAAGTGCCGAGGACGTGGCGGAGCAGGTCGAGGTGGCCGCCGAACCAGCCGAAGTACAGGCTGATGCTCCGCTGCCGGCAGAGCAACCTGCAAACGGTGTGGATGCGGCGCCAGCGGTTGAAGAAGCGGATGAGGCGGAAAAGCCGTCCGCGGAAGCTGTAGAAGCCTCTGAAATCACGGAAACCGACGATCCTGCCGAAGACGGGACAGCAGAAGCAACGCCCGAGCCAGTGCTTGAAGGCGTAGCGGAAGAGCCTGAGCCTGTACCGGCCAAGCCCAAACGACGCGGTTGGTGGTCGCTGGGAAGCTAACGAAAAAGGCGGGCTGATTGGCCCGCCTTTTTTTGACCTGAAACATAGGTCAGCTGGATTTTTGGATCAGATAGATCTGATGTGCGCCGTCAGTGTCCTGCGAAAGCAGTCTATGCCCAGCCTCGGCACAAAAATGCGGAACATCCACGATGGCCGCAGGATCATCGGCCAGAACCCGCAGAACGGCACCCTCCGGCATGGATTTCAGTCGTTTGCGGGCTTTCAGGACGGGCAAGGGGCACAACAGGCCCAAGGCGTCCAGGGTATCTGAAATTTCTGACATGATTTTCGGGATAGGGTGAAGTTGTAATATTGTCCAGATTCCGTGCACGAGGATGTGACCGTTTGGCCCCGTGACGGATCGCTCTTCATCACATATGTGCAGAAACATGTTCGGAATCGAAATCATAGACGCGGGACTTCTGCCCGCCATGTTCGTCGCGCTACTGGGTGGCCTGATCAGCTTTCTGTCGCCTTGCGTATTGCCCATCGTACCGCCTTATCTGGCCTATATGAGCGGCGTTACCATACATGAGATGCAGGACGAGGCCCGCGCGCGGCGCAAGGCGACCATGTCGGCGCTGTTCTTTGTCATGGGCCTGTCGACCGTCTTTCTGCTGCTTGGCTTTACCGCATCGGCCTTTGGTGCGTTTGTGCTGCAAAATCAGGTGCTGTTCGCCAAGCTGTCCGGTGCCGTCGTCATCGTCTTTGGCCTTCACTTTCTGAATGTCTTCCGGATTCCTTTTCTGGATCGCGAAGCACGGATTGAAACCGGCGATTCCGGTGGTTCGGTCTTTGGTGCCTATATCCTTGGCCTTGCTTTTGCATTCGGCTGGACCCCGTGCATTGGGCCACAACTGGGGGCGATCCTGTCATTGGCGGCGAACGAAGCGTCGGTCGCGCGTGGTACGTTTCTGCTGGGTGTTTACGCTGCGGGCTTGGGTATTCCGTTCTTGTTGGCAGCCATGTTCCTGAATCGCTCGATGACCGTGATGAACCGGATCAAACCGTATATGGGCACGATCGAGAAGGTCATGGGCGGCCTGCTGTTGTTTGTGGGCATCATGCTGATAACCGGGCTTTTCACCCGCTTCAGCTGGTGGTTGCTGGAGACTTTTCCGGCGCTGGCAAACTTCGGGTGATCAACTGACGCACTTACCTTGACCTCAAGCCTGCGTTAACCTGCGCATCAGAAGGTAAGGGCATGAGCAGTCACAAAAATCAGCCGCAGGTGCGCAGACGTCGGATGTTCTATATTCCCGGCTATGATCCGATGCCGCCCCGGCGATATCGCGAGCTGTATCGCACCGAGTCTCAGAAACAGGCCCGGATCTCGGGGTACGAGATCGCAATCGCCCCAAAGACAACGGACGGACGTTTTGGCTGGCGCGTGACCTCGGAACAAGATGGCCTGACCGTTGAAACGGAATTCGAGGTTCTGGTGTGGTCCGACATCGTGCGCGACAGCATGTCGGTCTCGATCCCGGCGACCTATTGGCAATTGGCCCGCACGGCGTGGATTTACATATCAACCGGTACGTTGTGGCGTCTGATGCGATTGCGCAAGGGCCCGGTGATCGCGGCGTTGTATCCAGTGGCGATGTTGGTGTCTCAGCTGCTGATCGCGCTTGCGGTGGCATGGGCATGCATAGCCATGGCCGGTTGGTGGGGGCTGTTCCCGGGAGCGGCCGCAGCCGTTGCGCTGTTGTTATGGTTTCGCAAGGTCGACAACCGGCTGTTTGCGTATTACCTGATGCATGATTACGCCTATTCAGCGCAGTTGAACGGGCAAATGCCGGTCGAGCTAAGGGACAGGTTGGCTTCGTTCCGAGAGACGATCGAAGCTGCGCTGAAGTCCGATGTGGATGAGGTGCTGGTCGTTGGCCATAGCTCGGGCGCGCATCTTGGGGCGTCTGTTCTAGCCGGGCTGATCCGAAAAACGAACGTGCAGGAGCGGCGGGCAGCACTGTCTTTCCTCAGCTTGGGGCAGGTGGTTCCGATGGTTTCGTTTCTGCCTCGGGCATACGATTTGCGGTCCGATCTGCATTTCCTGTCCACGCGGTCCGAACTCACCTGGATCGATGTCTCGGCCCCCGGTGATGGCTGCGCCTTTGCGCTTTGCGATCCGGTTGCGGTCACGGGCGTGGCCGGCGCCGACAAACGTTGGCCGCTGGTCCTGTCGGCGGCTTTCACGCAAACCTTGTCTCCGGAACGCTGGAAGGTTTTGCGATGGCGGTTTTTTCGCCTGCACTTTCAGTACCTTTGCGCGTTCGACAAGCCGGGAAGCTATGACTATTTCCGGATAACGGCTGGCCCTTTGACGCTGAAGCAAAGGTTTGCGGATCGTGAGGCTTCGCGCAGCCGCATCGAGACGCCTGTGTCCAAGTTCACCTCGGTACGCCCATGACCCCGCCCAAGCCAGACCCGCGCCCTGATAAGGTTTCTTTGCTTCGCTATGTGAAACTGTTCAGACATGACCTGCTGTCGGCGCAGCCAGCCCGGTTGTATCGCGCGTGGATGGCAGAATTCAAAACCCCGTTCTTCCGATCGTTCCTGATCAATCAACCGGACCTGATTCAAACTGTTCTCAGGAAACGGCCTGACGATTTCCCCAAATCCGGCAGGATCAGCGAAGGCCTGCGGCCGTTGCTTGGCAATTCGGTGTTTCTGACCAATGGCGAGGTCTGGAAACGACAGCGGCGGATTATCGATCCGGCGTTCGAAGGCGGGCGTCTGAAGGATACATTCCCGGCCATGCTGGCCGCTGCCGAGGCATGTGTGGAACG contains:
- a CDS encoding MarC family protein, producing MAELFDQTVFLKFLAAVLAIFNPLYNIPIFLSMTKNCSAAERRHVAVVVMISVTVIALTAVVIGEEVLGVFGIDVPAFRIAGGIIIFGIGMSMLKAEDRPPGDQAAMEDGHERKLNFAVVPLAIPLTIGPGTIAITIVFSHQLSNGAEIVTLGSAILIACAIVGLGLLFADQISRLLGETMINVLTRIMAILLVAVAVEMVLTGTFHAIDAHYPGLAKEGG
- the purS gene encoding phosphoribosylformylglycinamidine synthase subunit PurS, producing the protein MKARVHVMLKNGVLDPQGEAVRHALGAMGFDQVEGVRQGKVIDLELADGATEADVTEMCEKLLANTVIERYEIELV
- a CDS encoding zinc-dependent alcohol dehydrogenase family protein, yielding MRAARLITSQQPLEVMTIPDPAPAEDGVVVRVLACGVCRSDWHAWSGSDPDVVLPITPGHEYCGEVVSVGARVTRWRVRDRVIAPFILACGRCPDCAQGHQTICPDQVVPGFTCDGAFAEYVAVAHADANLTPLPDSIAPDIAAALGCRVTTAWQALVGRAQVQGGEWIAVFGGGGVGISTLLLGKALGARVVVVDITDDKLNYAKALGADAVVNAATCDAPQAVKDLTGGGAHVAIEALGVEVTTVSAMRSLRKMGRMVQIGMPAGDHTQMALPMDVLYSGQLSVFGTRGMPSWRYPSLLSLIAGGGIDLSPLVTRKISLNQVSAELAAFDHPTPPGVAVVTDFVS
- the purQ gene encoding phosphoribosylformylglycinamidine synthase subunit PurQ, translated to MRAAVIVFPGSNCDRDLAVAFEQAGFQVDMVWHKDAALPEGIDIVGVPGGFSYGDYLRCGAIAAKSPICKAVINHTERGGYALGICNGFQVLTETGILPGALLRNAGLKYICKTVGLKVETSDSVFTGGYNAGDVIGIPIAHHDGNYFADDAMLAALRDQDRIAFTYTENPNGSVGDIAGILSENRRVLGMMPHPERAADQGHGGTDGAALFRALSGVFEAA
- a CDS encoding ATP-binding protein, with protein sequence MVATIATVWTTNRLLTDRFTESTRNRAELRLALYSGNLLSELRRNSIVPQLLARDPTLISALQSRDYSLSTQRLISFVEEIGAASLMLLDGDGRTVAATDRNRLGEAHRNIPYFVDAIRSNATIFSVIPKESGGYSFVYSRRLENSAEILGVIVVEVDLQKFEQAWAGISDAVMVTDSTGTIILSTEPRWRGLDEGAALLRQPPQGAIQRAIRATTDWTALPPDAYLQGEAVMRLETRIPFRGWQMTSFTTYASIREKVNSVLALEIMGFAILLALAFYALSRRATLRMTLFQRESAELRALNARLQREIAERERVEKTLDLAEQTLAQSSKLAALGEMSAAVSHELNQPLAAMKTYLAGARLLLRRNRPEEALASFGRIDGLIERMGAITRQLKSYARKGADAFSPVNLGEALASALSMMEPQLRQRHVKITQILPEEPVVVMGDRMRIEQVMVNLLRNALDATKSVAEPDVEIILAAGDTAVLTVRDNGHGIEDIENLFEPFYTTKQPGDGVGLGLAISSGIVNDHGGRLTARNGQYGGAVFEMQLPALGSDGLEAAE
- a CDS encoding sigma-54 dependent transcriptional regulator translates to MAQAMKIAIVDDEQDMRQSISQWLALSGYDTETFASAEDALKVLGPDYPGIVISDIKMPGMDGIQLLKKLMGADSTLPVIMITGHGDVPMAVEAMRVGAFDFLEKPFNPDRMSELAKRASNARRLTLDNRALRRELSGGTQIMNKLIGASPVMERLREDILDLGQADGHVLIDGETGTGKTLVAHALHAVGSRAGKKFVLVSCAALEEDALAKRLFGPMMPEDAQLPAIEEARGGTLVLEDVEALSDTLQAKLLSVMNEQGTPAETRIVAISNLQEAGKTSEDVLRPDLFYRLAALRITMPPLRQRGEDILTLFTRLSEQFAEEYGCDAPQVSAQEAAQLLQAPWPGNVRQLINIAERAVLQSRRGSGTIASLLMSDHEEMQPVMTTEGKPLKEYVEAFERMLIDNTMRRHKGSIASVMDELCLPRRTLNEKMAKYGLQRSDYL
- a CDS encoding ribonuclease E/G — protein: MAKKMLIDATHAEETRVVVVDGNKVEEFDFESENKRQLAGNIYLAKVTRVEPSLQAAFVDYGGNRHGFLAFSEIHPDYYQIPVADREALMEEERAYAEAMKARDEAEEAKSKKRRSRSRSKAADVKSDDPVETMEVSTEPTGMETIDLDEGEEAGVEVPEGTSPMEVVAETPVEEPVDDDVPATDDATETASDEAALDDVAEEAAEQAVEASDDDAEDQAEEAVEAGEEVQSEGEEAQSEPEQTEELVEAADDELDADEDGSDSQSTDAASKDASIESVADEDDSEDIRPPRKPRPRRYKIQEVIKVRQVLLVQVVKEERGNKGAALTTYLSLAGRYCVLMPNTARGGGISRKITNAADRKKLKEIATDIDVPTGAGLIIRTAGAKRTKSEIKRDYEYLQRLWEQIRALTLESIAPAKIYEEGDLIKRSIRDLYNRDIDEVLVEGEGGYRIAKDFMKMIMPSHAKNVKRYEDALPLFARYQVESYLAGMFNPTVQLKSGGYIVIGVTEALVAIDVNSGRATKEGSIEETALKTNLEAAEEVARQLRLRDLAGLIVIDFIDMDERKNNAAVEKRMKERLKTDRARIQVGRISGFGLMEMSRQRLRPGMIEATTQPCPACHGTGLIRSDDNMALSILRQIEEEGTRRRSREVLVRCPVSIANFLMNQKREHIAQIEARYGLSVRIEGDIHLVSPDFSMEKFKTASRIVPEATAPVVSVDASLMDLVDSSDAEEAEEETVQTEEEAKPKRKRRRRRRKKGSGNGDAPEQIAEEGEAPAQEDAESDTPVVENAEPAEAEASEEEKPAKPKRKRAPRRRKKDAVAEEVAEQSEEPAVTTADAVTEEPAAEEAGEFIEGESAEDVAEQVEVAAEPAEVQADAPLPAEQPANGVDAAPAVEEADEAEKPSAEAVEASEITETDDPAEDGTAEATPEPVLEGVAEEPEPVPAKPKRRGWWSLGS
- a CDS encoding sulfurtransferase TusA family protein, yielding MSEISDTLDALGLLCPLPVLKARKRLKSMPEGAVLRVLADDPAAIVDVPHFCAEAGHRLLSQDTDGAHQIYLIQKSS